A genomic segment from Pseudomonas sessilinigenes encodes:
- a CDS encoding amidase — protein MNVRSLALVALLGSLGACSVKPVEPYSEPPLGASVAQLRVITNGEVRGGAYAGCIGDNQRLAKAGRFGSEHRANVNYPQFPEAPRQIDMLPRFAPKLPDYPGAIRRGEGEYSEIATEYRVPAGRPFLLEGGGVAAGGTSNAYRTCPQVQKVVVFEPGKSYEVYAGLNYIPVAGGEVEALCVFTVYQLLPLSKPGASMPLALHTSAPTQQRCSGR, from the coding sequence ATGAATGTCAGAAGTCTGGCCCTGGTGGCGTTGTTGGGCTCGCTTGGCGCGTGCAGCGTCAAGCCGGTGGAGCCCTATTCGGAGCCGCCCCTGGGCGCATCGGTGGCGCAGTTGCGGGTGATCACCAACGGTGAAGTGCGTGGTGGGGCCTATGCCGGCTGCATCGGCGACAACCAGCGCCTGGCCAAGGCTGGGCGCTTTGGCAGCGAGCACCGGGCGAACGTCAACTATCCACAGTTTCCCGAGGCCCCGCGGCAGATCGACATGCTGCCGCGATTCGCCCCGAAGCTGCCGGACTACCCCGGAGCCATTCGCCGCGGTGAAGGCGAATACTCCGAGATCGCCACCGAATACCGCGTGCCCGCCGGACGTCCGTTCCTGCTGGAGGGCGGCGGGGTGGCGGCCGGGGGAACCAGCAATGCCTACCGCACCTGCCCGCAGGTACAGAAGGTGGTGGTGTTCGAGCCGGGCAAGAGCTACGAGGTCTATGCCGGCCTGAACTACATTCCGGTGGCCGGCGGCGAGGTGGAGGCGCTGTGCGTATTCACCGTGTACCAGCTGCTGCCCCTGAGCAAGCCGGGGGCCAGCATGCCTTTGGCGTTGCACACCAGCGCGCCGACGCAGCAGCGCTGTTCCGGCCGGTGA
- a CDS encoding sodium:solute symporter — MALDYAVMLVYVLLMAGLGWWGMRKVRNQDDFLVAGRRLGPALYLGTLSAVMLGGASTIGSVRLGYSYGISGLWLVFMLGLGIIVLSLVLSRQIAQLRVFTVTQILEQRYQASSRLIGGCVMVAYDLMVAVTATIAIGSITEVVFDIPRIPAILCGGALVIFYSVIGGMWSLTLTDIIQFVIMTLGIFCVLLPMSVGQAGGLEAMQARLPAGFFEWGNIGLDTLLAYFLLYFFGALIGQDIWQRLFTARSERVVRYAGLGAGVYCMFYGAACALVGAAAKLLLPDLAVAENAFAEVTRNVLPAGLRGLVVAAALAAIMSTASACLLASATVLKEDIYSRFLTRGQENHLASSRWITLGLGVAMLLMACLVNDVIAGLSIAYNLLVGSLLVPIIGALLWRRASAAGAIACMVSGSLTVIACMARDGILANTPIYYGLGVSLLTFVAVSLVSQPAPALRSTAD, encoded by the coding sequence ATGGCACTCGATTATGCGGTCATGTTGGTCTACGTCCTGTTGATGGCCGGCCTTGGCTGGTGGGGCATGCGCAAAGTGCGTAACCAGGACGATTTCCTGGTGGCCGGGCGACGCCTGGGCCCGGCGCTGTACCTGGGCACCCTGTCGGCGGTGATGCTCGGCGGCGCCTCCACCATCGGCTCGGTACGCCTGGGCTACAGCTACGGAATCTCCGGGTTGTGGCTGGTGTTCATGCTGGGCCTGGGGATTATCGTCCTGAGCCTGGTGCTGTCGCGGCAGATCGCCCAGTTGCGGGTATTCACCGTGACCCAGATACTCGAACAAAGGTACCAGGCGTCGTCGCGCCTGATCGGCGGCTGCGTGATGGTGGCCTACGACCTGATGGTGGCGGTCACCGCGACCATCGCCATCGGCTCGATCACCGAGGTGGTGTTCGACATCCCGCGCATCCCGGCGATTCTCTGCGGCGGCGCACTGGTGATCTTCTACTCGGTGATCGGCGGCATGTGGTCGCTGACCCTCACCGACATCATCCAGTTCGTGATCATGACCCTGGGCATCTTCTGCGTCCTGCTGCCCATGAGCGTCGGCCAGGCCGGCGGCCTCGAAGCCATGCAGGCGAGGTTGCCGGCGGGGTTCTTCGAGTGGGGCAACATCGGCCTGGACACCCTCCTCGCCTACTTCCTGCTGTACTTCTTCGGCGCGCTGATCGGCCAGGACATCTGGCAGCGATTGTTCACCGCCCGCAGCGAACGGGTGGTGCGCTACGCCGGCCTCGGCGCCGGGGTCTACTGCATGTTCTACGGCGCCGCCTGTGCCCTCGTGGGGGCCGCTGCCAAGCTGCTGCTACCGGACCTGGCGGTGGCCGAGAACGCCTTCGCCGAAGTCACCCGCAACGTATTGCCGGCCGGACTGCGCGGGCTGGTGGTGGCGGCGGCTCTGGCCGCCATCATGTCCACCGCCAGTGCCTGCCTGCTGGCCTCGGCCACGGTGCTCAAGGAAGACATCTACAGCCGCTTCCTGACCCGCGGCCAGGAAAACCACCTGGCCAGCAGCCGCTGGATCACCCTCGGCCTGGGGGTGGCGATGCTGCTGATGGCCTGCCTGGTCAACGACGTGATCGCCGGCCTGAGCATCGCCTACAACCTGCTGGTGGGCAGCCTGCTGGTGCCGATCATCGGCGCCTTGCTGTGGCGCCGGGCCTCGGCGGCCGGGGCCATCGCCTGCATGGTCAGCGGCAGCCTGACGGTGATCGCCTGCATGGCCCGCGACGGCATCCTGGCCAACACCCCGATCTACTACGGCCTGGGCGTCAGCCTGCTGACCTTCGTCGCCGTCAGCCTGGTGAGCCAGCCCGCCCCGGCCCTGCGCAGCACCGCCGATTGA
- a CDS encoding LuxR family transcriptional regulator gives MQYDELKAWTQAITQVLGQNPGPAQLLATSQWLQRLCQVDHFVLFIYQGNYRPLSLFDTFTAHKRQYFVDDYQTGPYLLDPLYLACSNQLHQGLHSLKELAPDHFYLSEYFLSYYHRLGLTEEIAFFVDLDDSSTGVLSLMRSSEHSDFNDQERQLLECAEQVVRLVVRSAWSQHRLSNPRPALEMDHAIRQAFERFGEGLLTLRECEIARLLLRGHSNDSIAQQLFISSGTVKIHRKNLYTKLEIGSQSELLGLFLDKLTAC, from the coding sequence ATGCAGTACGACGAACTCAAGGCATGGACCCAGGCAATCACCCAGGTCCTGGGCCAGAACCCCGGCCCGGCACAGTTGCTGGCAACCAGCCAATGGTTGCAGCGACTGTGCCAGGTGGACCATTTCGTGCTGTTCATCTACCAGGGCAACTACCGCCCGCTGTCGCTGTTCGACACCTTCACCGCGCACAAGCGACAGTACTTCGTCGACGACTACCAGACCGGCCCCTATCTGCTGGACCCGCTCTACCTGGCCTGCAGCAACCAGCTGCATCAGGGCCTGCACAGCCTCAAGGAGCTGGCGCCGGACCACTTCTATCTCAGCGAATATTTCCTGAGCTACTACCACCGCCTGGGACTGACCGAGGAGATAGCCTTCTTCGTCGACCTGGATGACAGCAGCACCGGGGTGCTGTCGCTGATGCGCAGCAGCGAGCACAGCGACTTCAATGATCAGGAGCGCCAGTTGCTCGAATGCGCCGAGCAGGTGGTGAGGCTGGTGGTGCGCAGCGCCTGGAGCCAGCATCGACTGTCCAATCCACGTCCGGCCCTGGAAATGGACCATGCCATTCGCCAGGCCTTCGAACGCTTCGGCGAAGGCCTGCTCACCCTGCGCGAATGTGAAATCGCCAGGCTCTTGCTGCGTGGCCACTCCAACGACTCCATCGCCCAGCAGCTGTTCATCAGCAGCGGTACGGTGAAGATCCATCGCAAGAACCTCTACACCAAGCTCGAGATCGGCAGCCAGTCGGAGCTGCTGGGACTCTTCCTCGACAAGCTCACAGCCTGCTGA
- a CDS encoding formate dehydrogenase subunit delta produces the protein MSTANLVKMANQIASYFANEPDQTQAVSSVRNHMQLFWTPAMRQELLAWHQQQRQSELHPLVCQAIDAPGKAT, from the coding sequence ATGAGCACCGCCAACCTGGTCAAGATGGCCAACCAGATCGCTTCGTACTTCGCCAACGAGCCGGACCAGACCCAGGCGGTAAGCAGCGTGCGCAACCACATGCAGCTGTTCTGGACCCCAGCCATGCGCCAGGAGCTATTGGCCTGGCACCAGCAGCAACGGCAAAGCGAGCTGCATCCTTTGGTGTGCCAAGCCATCGACGCCCCCGGCAAGGCCACCTAG
- a CDS encoding APC family permease — protein sequence MSNLKLNRSLGFWAAYSTSVGLVVSGTAMVALANGYGVSGPAFSIVALGALLVILCVALSYSELAAMLPGAGMIGEYTLPALGKLPALFAVLAGYIVLVGTDGGTNMIIGGQSLERLTGAPWYLFSLGILALLVAINLKGIEVFGRVQTTLAITMMLLLGAVGAWGLTGFGTLAPLEQQPAFSPVPVSQQFSHLSLAIWLFIGMEFVAPLAEEVKNPGRTIPLAMIVGCASIWFVDLLFGLSITRYIGLDALAASTIPHVDGAAAMLGTPGLIIMGGISILAAVTTCDTYLVAVPRMLYGLSREGLLPKIFCWLHPTARTPWFGIFFVVGLIMIVLLYAMANHADIALITMMISVACTTWLLSYVIAQIDVLVLRRRYPQARRPFKTPFYPLPQVIGIGACLYMITTLVSDPQVLFIATLCASLIILFAVLYLKSTGQALFSPPSLEEVLRRIEERAESSSVGSHGNNCAQLKLQ from the coding sequence ATGAGCAACTTGAAACTGAACCGCAGCCTGGGTTTCTGGGCGGCCTACTCGACCTCCGTCGGACTGGTGGTCTCCGGCACTGCGATGGTGGCGCTAGCCAACGGCTACGGCGTCTCGGGGCCCGCATTCAGCATCGTCGCCCTCGGCGCACTGCTGGTGATCCTCTGCGTCGCGCTGTCCTATTCGGAGCTGGCGGCCATGCTGCCCGGGGCCGGCATGATCGGTGAATACACCCTGCCCGCCCTGGGCAAGCTGCCGGCCCTGTTCGCGGTGCTGGCCGGCTACATCGTCCTGGTGGGCACCGATGGCGGGACCAACATGATCATCGGCGGGCAGTCCCTGGAGCGCTTGACCGGCGCTCCCTGGTACCTGTTCTCCCTGGGCATCCTGGCCTTGCTGGTAGCGATCAACCTCAAGGGCATCGAGGTCTTCGGCCGGGTCCAGACCACCCTGGCGATTACCATGATGCTGCTGCTCGGGGCCGTCGGTGCCTGGGGCCTGACGGGCTTCGGCACCCTGGCACCGCTGGAGCAGCAACCGGCTTTTTCCCCGGTGCCGGTGAGCCAGCAGTTCAGCCACTTGAGCCTGGCCATCTGGCTGTTCATCGGCATGGAGTTCGTCGCTCCCCTGGCCGAGGAAGTGAAGAATCCGGGACGCACCATTCCCCTGGCGATGATCGTCGGTTGCGCCAGCATCTGGTTCGTCGACCTGTTGTTCGGCCTGAGCATCACCCGCTACATCGGCCTAGACGCCCTGGCGGCCTCGACCATTCCCCACGTCGATGGCGCAGCGGCCATGCTCGGCACCCCGGGCCTGATCATCATGGGGGGGATCTCCATCCTGGCCGCGGTCACCACCTGCGATACCTACCTGGTGGCAGTACCACGCATGCTCTACGGCCTGTCCCGGGAAGGCCTGCTGCCGAAGATCTTCTGCTGGTTGCATCCGACGGCGCGCACGCCATGGTTCGGTATCTTCTTCGTGGTGGGGCTGATCATGATCGTGCTCCTGTATGCCATGGCCAATCATGCGGACATCGCCCTGATCACCATGATGATCAGCGTGGCCTGTACGACCTGGCTGCTCAGCTACGTGATCGCCCAGATCGATGTGCTAGTGCTGCGCAGGCGTTATCCACAGGCGCGACGCCCATTCAAGACACCGTTCTATCCCCTGCCCCAGGTGATCGGTATCGGCGCCTGCCTGTACATGATCACTACCCTGGTCAGCGATCCACAGGTGCTGTTCATCGCCACCCTGTGCGCGAGCCTGATCATCCTGTTCGCCGTCCTGTACCTGAAAAGTACCGGGCAAGCCTTGTTTTCCCCGCCGTCCCTGGAAGAGGTGCTGCGGCGTATCGAGGAACGCGCCGAGTCGTCATCCGTGGGCAGCCACGGCAACAACTGCGCCCAACTGAAACTGCAG
- the speB gene encoding agmatinase, whose translation MSQSFPQPVDAALVPRFAGIPSFMRLPLFDDPAQVQIALVGVPWDGGTTNRAGARHGPREVRNQSSLMRKVHHVSRIAPYDLVRVGDLGDAPVNPIDLLDSLKQIEGFFSQLHQAGAVPLSVGGDHLVTLPIFRALARQRPIGMVHFDAHSDTNDRYFGDNLYTHGTPFRRAIEEGLLDPRRTVQIGIRGSIYSADDEDFAKDCGIRVIHMEEFADLGVEATLAEARRVVGAEPTYISFDIDVLDPAFAPGTGTPEIGGMTTLQAQQLIRGLRGLNLIGADVVEVSPPFDLGGATALAGATLMFELLCILAESVANRG comes from the coding sequence ATGTCCCAGTCTTTCCCGCAGCCGGTAGACGCTGCCCTGGTCCCGCGCTTCGCCGGTATTCCAAGCTTCATGCGCTTGCCGCTGTTCGACGACCCGGCGCAGGTGCAGATCGCCCTGGTGGGGGTGCCCTGGGATGGCGGCACCACCAACCGCGCCGGCGCCCGCCATGGCCCGCGGGAGGTGCGCAACCAGTCGAGCCTGATGCGCAAGGTGCACCACGTCAGCCGCATCGCCCCCTATGACCTGGTGCGGGTCGGCGACCTGGGCGATGCCCCGGTCAACCCCATCGACCTGTTGGACTCGTTGAAACAGATCGAGGGTTTCTTCAGCCAACTGCACCAGGCCGGCGCGGTGCCGCTGTCGGTGGGCGGCGATCACCTGGTGACCCTGCCGATCTTCAGGGCCCTGGCCCGCCAGCGGCCGATCGGCATGGTGCACTTCGATGCCCATTCCGATACCAACGACCGCTACTTCGGCGACAACCTCTACACCCACGGCACGCCCTTTCGCCGGGCCATCGAAGAGGGCCTGCTGGACCCCAGGCGCACGGTGCAGATCGGCATCCGCGGCTCGATCTACTCGGCCGACGACGAAGACTTCGCCAAGGATTGCGGGATCCGCGTGATCCACATGGAGGAATTCGCCGACCTGGGCGTCGAGGCGACCCTGGCCGAAGCCCGGCGGGTGGTGGGTGCCGAGCCGACCTACATCAGCTTCGACATCGATGTGCTCGACCCGGCCTTCGCCCCCGGCACCGGTACCCCGGAGATCGGCGGCATGACCACCCTGCAGGCCCAGCAGCTGATCCGCGGCCTGCGCGGCCTGAACCTGATAGGCGCCGACGTGGTGGAAGTCTCGCCGCCCTTCGACCTCGGCGGCGCCACCGCCCTGGCCGGCGCGACCCTGATGTTCGAGCTGCTGTGCATCCTGGCCGAGTCGGTGGCGAATCGGGGTTGA